In Halobaculum limi, one DNA window encodes the following:
- a CDS encoding Mut7-C RNAse domain-containing protein has product MSDGQDGRANGRPPDGTRITPEHDDLLLDVMLGKLATYLRMCGYDAVYALDEGIEADDAVQRRAAADARRLLTRDRELAASTPGSILLTARDVTDQLRELREAGVDLTLAARPARCGACNGSVDSLPPDCDRPEYAPDEGPVWRCRDCGQCFWKGSHWDDVAATLADL; this is encoded by the coding sequence ATGAGCGACGGGCAAGACGGTCGCGCGAACGGCCGGCCACCTGACGGCACACGGATCACGCCCGAGCACGACGACCTCCTGTTGGACGTGATGCTCGGGAAACTCGCCACCTACCTCCGAATGTGTGGCTACGACGCCGTCTACGCGCTGGATGAGGGAATCGAAGCCGACGACGCAGTGCAGCGTCGCGCCGCCGCCGACGCGCGGCGACTGCTTACCCGTGACCGCGAGTTGGCGGCGAGTACACCAGGGTCGATACTGCTCACCGCGCGCGACGTGACCGACCAACTGCGCGAACTCCGTGAGGCGGGCGTCGACCTCACCTTGGCGGCACGGCCCGCGCGATGCGGCGCGTGTAACGGCTCGGTGGACTCGCTCCCGCCGGACTGCGACCGACCCGAGTACGCACCCGACGAGGGGCCGGTGTGGCGCTGTCGCGACTGCGGGCAGTGTTTCTGGAAGGGCAGCCACTGGGACGACGTGGCGGCGACGCTGGCGGATCTGTGA
- the nreA gene encoding DNA repair protein NreA — MQLDDFIEFEVNERAERRRLAQEKSYELMDHLESFQHRFDEATSGDSVFGSVSPSIFVGSSNYPNLSTGLLSPVGHEADAATFETSGAWYDEGVSITDVFERRTSLLNSNQGVDARDAANVNDAWDGFLGVQREVAIADRPVDVEVFLDDGPDIDYDVSPDDIATPTGPRARAASADLTENPHVPRPVKKTLEDDDWRAEGAMNYLYRRGFDVYDINTVLSAGALGQGQNRRLVPTRWSITAVDDTIGKYLRGTIRDRRSVDTVQVWRNEYLGNAFWVILAPGDWEFELVEIKSPGSIWHPDPEGEAYLSSAHENREGRTQYVDETAGAYYASRFGALEHLSQRGRQAKVLVVRHVSDDYWGPVGVWQVRESIRNAFEGEHGEAETFEDAVREVADQVPVSLGRLRQKSTMVAGLQSSLADFLS; from the coding sequence GTGCAGTTGGACGACTTTATCGAGTTCGAGGTGAACGAGCGGGCCGAGCGCAGGCGGCTCGCACAGGAGAAGTCCTACGAGTTGATGGACCACCTCGAGTCGTTCCAACACCGCTTCGACGAGGCAACCAGTGGCGACTCGGTGTTCGGCTCTGTCTCGCCGTCCATCTTCGTTGGCTCCTCGAACTACCCGAACCTCTCGACGGGACTGCTCTCCCCGGTCGGTCACGAAGCCGACGCTGCGACGTTCGAGACCAGCGGTGCGTGGTACGACGAGGGCGTCTCCATCACCGACGTGTTCGAGCGGCGCACCTCGCTACTCAACTCGAATCAGGGCGTCGACGCACGCGACGCCGCGAACGTCAACGACGCCTGGGACGGCTTCCTTGGCGTCCAGCGAGAGGTCGCCATCGCCGACCGCCCCGTCGACGTGGAGGTGTTCCTCGACGACGGCCCCGACATCGACTACGACGTCTCGCCCGACGACATCGCCACCCCGACTGGCCCGCGGGCCCGCGCCGCCAGCGCAGACCTCACGGAGAATCCGCACGTCCCGCGTCCGGTGAAGAAGACGCTCGAAGACGACGACTGGCGCGCCGAAGGCGCGATGAACTACCTCTACCGCCGCGGATTCGACGTGTACGACATCAACACGGTCCTTTCGGCGGGCGCACTCGGACAGGGACAGAACCGGCGACTCGTTCCCACCCGCTGGTCCATCACCGCCGTCGACGACACCATCGGCAAGTACCTCCGAGGGACGATTCGCGACCGCCGCAGCGTCGACACCGTGCAGGTGTGGCGCAACGAGTATCTCGGCAACGCCTTCTGGGTTATTCTCGCGCCCGGCGACTGGGAGTTCGAGTTGGTCGAGATCAAATCGCCGGGGAGCATCTGGCACCCCGACCCGGAGGGGGAGGCGTATCTCTCGTCGGCCCACGAGAACCGCGAGGGCCGGACGCAGTACGTCGACGAGACGGCTGGCGCGTACTACGCGTCCCGGTTCGGCGCGCTCGAACACCTCTCCCAGCGAGGTCGCCAAGCGAAAGTGCTCGTCGTCCGCCACGTCTCCGACGACTACTGGGGACCGGTCGGCGTCTGGCAGGTGCGCGAGAGCATCCGCAACGCCTTCGAGGGTGAACACGGCGAAGCCGAGACGTTCGAGGACGCCGTCCGCGAGGTCGCCGACCAGGTACCCGTGTCGTTGGGACGACTCCGACAGAAGTCGACGATGGTCGCCGGACTGCAGTCGAGTCTCGCGGACTTCCTCTCCTGA
- a CDS encoding DUF7139 domain-containing protein yields MSSLAEVYEGQVGEYASLRRLYLGVGAFSLGALLVVAGIVVAATDVTTVALGWNLGQARETAGVLAGLGIPATFLGVLVIMPTSPRTQAAAVVGAGVAVLGVALFAHAYPCHWSGAQCAGEFTDLTLPTAGVYFLGAFTTFWCLFTGVANFKARNNPGGTVSLEIVREGETKVIEVPKSTAEEIRGAKGQGGTIGGVGLLGSTPDGSVETQTNRPEYKQKQAEAAASAGGNGGGARIPGQSGTVSDGGASASDITPLADSPDQGGSSSGPDQIPDGPQRTSPNAAANASPSDRSKSTGDSYCGSCGHFQYVRTDQGMQPYCGLHDDLMDDMAACDDWTPR; encoded by the coding sequence ATGAGCAGTCTCGCCGAGGTGTACGAGGGCCAGGTCGGCGAGTACGCCAGCCTCAGACGCCTCTACCTCGGCGTCGGCGCGTTCTCGCTGGGTGCCCTCCTCGTCGTCGCGGGCATCGTCGTCGCGGCGACGGACGTCACGACGGTCGCACTGGGTTGGAACCTCGGACAGGCACGCGAGACGGCGGGCGTCCTCGCCGGTCTCGGCATCCCAGCGACGTTTCTCGGTGTGTTGGTGATTATGCCGACGAGTCCGCGGACGCAGGCGGCCGCCGTCGTCGGCGCCGGCGTCGCCGTCCTCGGTGTCGCGTTGTTCGCCCACGCGTACCCTTGCCACTGGTCGGGCGCACAGTGTGCTGGTGAGTTCACCGACCTCACGCTTCCGACCGCGGGCGTCTACTTTCTGGGCGCGTTCACGACGTTCTGGTGTCTGTTCACCGGCGTCGCGAACTTCAAGGCGCGGAACAATCCCGGCGGCACGGTGTCGCTCGAAATTGTCCGCGAGGGCGAGACGAAAGTGATCGAGGTGCCGAAGTCGACCGCCGAAGAGATTCGCGGCGCGAAAGGACAAGGCGGCACCATCGGCGGCGTCGGCCTGTTGGGGTCGACGCCCGACGGCAGCGTCGAGACGCAGACGAACCGCCCGGAGTACAAGCAGAAACAGGCGGAGGCAGCGGCATCGGCCGGCGGAAACGGCGGTGGGGCCCGGATACCCGGGCAGTCGGGAACCGTCAGCGACGGTGGTGCATCTGCGTCAGATATCACGCCGCTGGCTGACAGCCCCGACCAGGGCGGGTCGTCGTCCGGTCCCGATCAGATCCCCGACGGACCGCAGCGAACGTCGCCGAACGCGGCCGCGAATGCGTCTCCGTCCGATCGTTCGAAGTCGACAGGCGACTCCTACTGTGGCTCTTGCGGCCACTTCCAGTACGTTCGGACGGACCAAGGAATGCAGCCGTACTGCGGCCTCCACGACGACCTGATGGACGATATGGCCGCCTGCGACGACTGGACGCCGCGCTGA
- a CDS encoding DUF5789 family protein — MADDDEAEEAEPAVELGEGPAVEGAPLARVASRLTWPQEKSRVLDKEGEAVIRTPDGPRELADVLSNVEDTYFDRRQTFVDAVEDVIGRGPVQTAE, encoded by the coding sequence ATGGCCGACGACGACGAAGCCGAGGAAGCAGAGCCCGCCGTCGAGCTCGGCGAGGGCCCCGCCGTCGAGGGCGCACCGCTGGCCCGCGTCGCCTCGCGGCTCACGTGGCCCCAAGAGAAGTCGCGTGTGCTCGACAAGGAAGGCGAGGCAGTCATCCGGACGCCGGACGGACCCCGCGAACTAGCGGACGTACTGAGCAACGTCGAGGACACGTACTTCGACCGGCGACAGACGTTCGTCGACGCCGTCGAGGACGTCATCGGACGCGGCCCGGTCCAGACGGCCGAGTGA
- a CDS encoding acyl-CoA mutase large subunit family protein has product MYDDDDLAEIRESREEWEAETRDPALDAHGERKDRFATVSNLEIDDLYTPEDVADIDYEEDIGFPGEEPYTRGPYPTMYRGRTWTMRQFAGFGTAEETNERFHYLIENGQTGLSTAFDMPSLMGKDSDDPLSDGEVGKEGVAVDTLRDMEILFDGIDIGEVSTSFTINPSAPVVFAMYVALADQKGVPREQLRGTFQNDMLKEFIAQKEWVIPPEPSLDLVTDTVEFAIEETPGIYPISVSGYHIREAGSTAIQELAFTLADGFAYVEDAVDRGLDVDDVAPQLSFFFNSHNSIFEEVAKFRAGRRIYARLMDEWYGAEAEASRRLKFHTQTAGQSLTAQQPLNNIVRVTIQALAGVLGGTQSLHTNSFDEALALPSEEAVRVALRTQQIIAEESGAADSADPLAGSFMVESLTDEVEEKTMAYLNELKEMGDGSVRDGVLEGIEQGYFHREIQEASYEYQERVDDGEEVVVGVNKYTVEDDPQPDLLHVDEEVQERQLQRLSDVKAERDDDAVEETLSALDEAIENDENVMPYVVDAVKAYVTMGEIMDVFEEHHGAYRETIGLAS; this is encoded by the coding sequence ATGTACGACGACGACGACCTCGCGGAGATACGCGAGTCACGCGAGGAGTGGGAAGCGGAGACCCGTGATCCGGCCCTCGACGCCCACGGGGAACGCAAAGACCGCTTCGCCACCGTCTCGAATCTCGAGATAGACGACCTCTACACGCCGGAAGACGTCGCCGACATCGACTACGAGGAGGACATCGGCTTCCCCGGCGAGGAGCCGTACACGCGCGGGCCGTACCCGACGATGTACCGCGGGCGCACGTGGACGATGCGGCAGTTCGCCGGCTTCGGCACTGCTGAGGAGACGAACGAGCGGTTCCACTACCTCATCGAGAACGGACAGACCGGCCTCTCGACGGCGTTCGACATGCCCAGCCTGATGGGGAAAGACTCCGACGACCCCCTCTCGGACGGCGAGGTGGGCAAGGAGGGCGTCGCCGTCGACACCCTGCGCGATATGGAGATTCTGTTCGACGGCATCGACATCGGTGAGGTGTCCACCAGTTTCACCATCAACCCCAGCGCACCGGTCGTGTTCGCGATGTACGTCGCCCTCGCGGACCAGAAGGGCGTCCCCCGCGAGCAACTGCGCGGCACCTTCCAGAACGATATGCTCAAGGAGTTCATCGCGCAGAAGGAGTGGGTGATCCCGCCCGAACCGTCGCTCGATCTAGTGACCGATACCGTCGAGTTCGCCATCGAGGAGACGCCGGGCATCTACCCCATCTCGGTGTCGGGGTACCACATCCGCGAGGCCGGGTCGACGGCGATTCAGGAACTCGCGTTCACGCTCGCGGACGGCTTCGCGTACGTCGAGGACGCTGTCGACCGCGGCCTCGATGTCGACGACGTCGCGCCGCAACTGTCCTTCTTCTTCAACTCCCACAACTCCATCTTCGAGGAGGTGGCGAAGTTCCGCGCCGGGCGGCGCATCTACGCCCGCCTGATGGACGAGTGGTACGGCGCAGAAGCGGAGGCGTCGCGCCGCCTGAAGTTCCACACGCAGACGGCGGGACAGTCGCTGACGGCCCAACAGCCGTTGAACAACATCGTCCGTGTCACCATCCAGGCGCTCGCGGGCGTCCTCGGCGGCACGCAGAGTCTCCACACCAACTCTTTCGACGAAGCGCTGGCGCTCCCCTCCGAGGAGGCGGTCCGCGTGGCGCTTCGCACCCAGCAGATTATCGCCGAGGAGTCCGGCGCGGCCGACTCGGCCGACCCGCTCGCGGGGTCGTTCATGGTTGAGAGCCTCACCGACGAGGTGGAAGAGAAGACGATGGCGTACCTGAACGAACTCAAGGAGATGGGCGATGGCTCCGTCCGCGACGGCGTCCTCGAGGGCATCGAGCAGGGCTACTTCCACCGGGAGATTCAGGAGGCGAGTTACGAGTACCAAGAGCGCGTCGACGACGGCGAAGAGGTCGTCGTCGGCGTCAACAAGTACACCGTCGAAGACGACCCACAGCCTGACCTGCTCCACGTCGACGAGGAGGTACAAGAACGGCAGTTACAGCGCCTCAGCGACGTGAAGGCGGAGCGTGACGACGACGCCGTCGAGGAGACGCTGTCGGCGCTGGACGAGGCCATCGAGAACGACGAGAACGTGATGCCGTACGTCGTCGACGCGGTGAAGGCGTACGTGACGATGGGTGAGATTATGGACGTGTTCGAGGAGCACCACGGCGCGTACCGCGAGACGATCGGACTGGCGTCGTAA
- a CDS encoding ArsR/SmtB family transcription factor has translation MDGVLWYVLTGTRGGKNRVRILKALDERPRNANRLAETLELDYTTVRHHLDVLCDNDVLQKQGGDYGAVYLPTDRARQHWDTVEQIMEKVE, from the coding sequence ATGGACGGCGTTCTGTGGTACGTGCTCACCGGCACCCGTGGTGGCAAAAACCGGGTCCGGATCCTGAAGGCGCTCGACGAGCGCCCACGGAACGCAAACCGCCTCGCAGAGACGCTCGAGTTGGACTACACCACCGTCCGGCACCATCTCGACGTCCTCTGCGACAACGACGTGTTACAGAAACAGGGAGGCGACTACGGGGCAGTGTACCTCCCGACCGACCGGGCGCGACAGCACTGGGACACCGTCGAACAGATTATGGAGAAGGTAGAATGA
- a CDS encoding DUF302 domain-containing protein: protein MSLPIDPAAIESGDIGEKRATLEMSHEEAVEHVREAFTDNGFGIPVEFSVSDMLNEKIDAGRDPYHVLGACNPEMADRALDATDNRLGALMPCNVVIWEEEPGVQTVYHVSIMRLARLLGLDADSEEMDDIIGDTGELVDAAYAAL, encoded by the coding sequence ATGAGTCTACCCATCGACCCGGCAGCAATCGAGAGCGGCGACATCGGCGAGAAGCGCGCGACGTTGGAGATGAGCCACGAGGAGGCAGTCGAACACGTCCGCGAGGCGTTCACCGACAACGGATTCGGCATCCCCGTCGAGTTCTCCGTCTCAGATATGCTCAACGAGAAAATCGACGCCGGCCGCGACCCGTATCACGTCCTCGGCGCGTGTAACCCGGAGATGGCCGACCGCGCACTCGACGCCACCGACAACAGACTCGGCGCACTGATGCCGTGTAACGTCGTCATCTGGGAGGAGGAACCCGGCGTCCAGACGGTGTACCACGTCTCGATCATGCGTCTCGCCCGACTGCTCGGTCTCGACGCCGACAGCGAGGAGATGGACGACATCATCGGCGACACCGGCGAACTCGTCGACGCGGCGTACGCCGCACTCTGA
- a CDS encoding helix-hairpin-helix domain-containing protein: MRNAEVARQFEEFADLLEAQDVAYKPNAYRRAAENIREHPRAIEDMAAEGGEDAVAEIDRVGDAIAAKVVEYLDTGEIGELEELRAELPVDMAALTRVEGVGPKTVGTLYEELGITTLAELEAAASDGKIQEVKGFGPKTEQNILDNIAFAKEASQRQRLGDARPLADDVIGYLDHEAFVERISVAGSIRRWRDTIGDVDVLVASDDGTRVVDTFTEWPGADDVIEAGEQKASVRVDGIRVDLRVVVPEEFGAALQYFTGSKDHNVHLRNVAIDRGLKLNEYGVFDVSELRSDGQSDADASDDVSDVDDPDGGQRVGERLGGREESEMYAALDMPVIPPEIREDTGEIEAAIDGDLPDLVTEGAIRGDLHTHTEWSDGGNTVAEMVQAAADRGYDYHCVTDHAEGPGVFGDAGLSDADVREQAEEVAAVRDQTDIAVFHGVEANIDADGDVTTSDDLLAELDVVVASPHAALDQGEATDRLVRAVEHPHVDILGHPTGRLINQRAGLDVDFHRLAEAAADAGTALEVNANPARLDLHGEAVRAAVDAGAPIAIDTDAHSPSEFDHVRYGVHTARRGWAEDADVVNTRDVDGLRAFLDG; the protein is encoded by the coding sequence ATGCGAAACGCCGAGGTCGCCCGCCAGTTCGAGGAGTTCGCGGACCTGTTGGAGGCGCAAGACGTGGCGTACAAGCCGAACGCCTACCGCCGCGCCGCCGAGAATATCCGTGAGCATCCGCGGGCAATCGAAGATATGGCCGCGGAGGGTGGCGAGGACGCCGTCGCCGAGATCGACCGTGTCGGCGACGCCATCGCCGCGAAGGTGGTCGAGTACCTCGATACCGGCGAGATCGGGGAGTTGGAGGAGTTGCGCGCGGAGTTACCCGTTGATATGGCGGCGCTCACTCGCGTCGAAGGTGTCGGCCCAAAGACCGTCGGCACGCTGTACGAGGAACTCGGCATTACCACGCTCGCGGAGTTGGAGGCGGCCGCAAGCGACGGGAAGATCCAGGAGGTGAAGGGGTTCGGCCCGAAGACCGAGCAGAACATCCTCGACAACATCGCGTTCGCGAAGGAGGCGAGTCAGCGGCAACGCCTCGGCGACGCGCGACCGCTGGCTGACGACGTGATCGGTTACCTCGACCACGAGGCGTTCGTCGAGCGGATCAGTGTAGCTGGGTCGATCCGACGGTGGAGAGACACCATCGGCGACGTGGACGTCCTCGTCGCCAGTGACGACGGCACGCGCGTGGTGGACACGTTCACCGAGTGGCCCGGTGCCGACGACGTCATCGAGGCGGGCGAGCAGAAGGCGAGCGTCCGCGTCGACGGCATTCGGGTCGACCTCCGCGTAGTCGTCCCCGAGGAGTTCGGGGCGGCGCTGCAGTACTTCACTGGGTCCAAAGATCACAACGTCCACCTCCGCAACGTCGCCATCGATCGGGGTCTCAAACTCAACGAGTACGGCGTGTTCGACGTCTCCGAACTGCGTTCGGATGGCCAGTCGGACGCGGACGCGTCCGACGACGTCAGCGATGTGGACGACCCCGACGGCGGCCAACGCGTCGGCGAACGACTCGGCGGTCGCGAGGAGTCGGAGATGTACGCCGCACTCGATATGCCCGTCATCCCGCCCGAGATACGCGAAGACACCGGCGAAATCGAGGCCGCGATAGACGGCGACCTCCCGGATCTAGTCACCGAGGGCGCAATCCGTGGCGACCTCCACACTCACACCGAGTGGTCCGACGGCGGCAACACCGTCGCAGAGATGGTGCAGGCGGCCGCCGACCGCGGCTACGACTACCACTGCGTCACCGACCACGCCGAAGGGCCGGGTGTGTTCGGCGACGCCGGCCTCTCGGACGCCGACGTGCGCGAACAGGCCGAGGAGGTCGCCGCCGTTCGCGATCAGACCGACATCGCGGTGTTCCACGGTGTCGAGGCCAACATCGACGCCGACGGCGACGTGACGACCAGCGACGACCTCCTCGCGGAGTTGGACGTCGTCGTCGCCTCGCCACACGCCGCCCTCGACCAAGGCGAGGCAACCGACCGCCTCGTCCGCGCGGTCGAACACCCGCACGTCGACATCCTCGGCCACCCAACCGGCCGCCTGATCAACCAGCGGGCGGGCCTCGACGTCGACTTCCATCGCCTCGCCGAGGCCGCTGCCGACGCTGGAACTGCCCTCGAAGTGAACGCCAACCCCGCGCGACTGGACCTCCACGGCGAGGCCGTCCGCGCGGCCGTCGACGCCGGTGCGCCCATCGCTATCGACACCGACGCCCACTCGCCGTCGGAGTTCGACCACGTCCGCTACGGCGTCCACACCGCCCGCCGCGGGTGGGCCGAAGACGCCGACGTGGTGAACACCCGCGACGTCGACGGCCTGCGTGCGTTCCTCGACGGATGA
- a CDS encoding DUF5788 family protein, with amino-acid sequence MREYQRKQLLERVNKESATIGADIPDRIEVQGEEIDLRTFVFEIKRRDTIPEGERERVEQAKRNLRRERLERLDQIEENRVDFETGEDLAASIIGIDRALEALDSLNPADIQTEAKRQEAMDQKRWMSFLKKALGHDDASGSKRGGY; translated from the coding sequence GTGCGCGAGTATCAGCGCAAGCAACTCCTCGAACGCGTCAACAAGGAAAGCGCCACCATCGGAGCGGACATCCCCGACCGCATAGAGGTGCAAGGCGAGGAGATAGACCTGCGGACGTTCGTCTTCGAGATCAAACGCCGTGACACGATCCCAGAAGGCGAACGCGAGCGTGTCGAACAGGCGAAACGAAACCTCCGACGCGAGCGACTGGAGCGTCTCGACCAGATCGAGGAGAACCGCGTCGACTTCGAGACGGGTGAGGACCTCGCGGCATCGATCATCGGCATCGACCGGGCGCTGGAGGCCCTCGACAGCCTCAACCCCGCGGACATACAGACGGAGGCGAAGCGACAGGAGGCGATGGACCAGAAGCGATGGATGAGTTTCCTCAAGAAGGCCCTCGGCCACGACGACGCCAGCGGGAGCAAGCGCGGCGGCTACTGA
- the acs gene encoding acetate--CoA ligase, with protein sequence MSDDDVELEARLEEQEVFEPSDSFVEQANVADAGIYEEFEENWPECWEGAADLLDWKEPYEQVLDDSNPPFYKWFTDGTINASANCLDRHLDERGDEAAIEWVGEPVDEDNVTLTYSELHEKVNEAAAALREMGVGEDDVVTMYMPMIPELPIAMLACARIGAPHSVVFAGFSADALATRMNAADSEYLVTCDGYYRRGDPLDHLDKANEGLAGVDHDTETVVVDRLSPNGDDFGHDLTDAQHDWGELMAAHEGATVDPVDRDAEDMLFLMYTSGTTGQPKGVKHTTGGYLAWTAWTSQAVLDIKPEDTYFCSADIGWITGHSYIVYGPLALGTTTMMYEGTPDHPDRDRLWQIVDDYDATQLYTAPTAIRAFMKWGKEYPERHDLSSLRLLGTVGEPINPRAWKWYYKHIGDEECPVVDTWWQTETGGMMVTTLPGVKDMKPGSAGPPLPGVDVQIVDTTGEEVEPGRAGYLTVQKPWPGMLRTLYNNDERFINEYWAEYSDTDSDDPDDWVYFPEDGAKIDEDGYITVLGRVDDVINVSGHRLGTMEIESAIVGVEGVAEAAVVGGDHEVKGEAVYAYVIVEDGQEESEEFRQEIVQGVLDAIGPIARPEQVIFTPELPKTRSGKIMRRLLEDIANEEELGDTSTLRNPEIVEDIRKVVQSD encoded by the coding sequence ATGTCAGACGATGACGTGGAACTCGAGGCTCGGCTCGAAGAACAGGAGGTATTCGAGCCGTCCGACTCGTTCGTCGAACAGGCGAACGTCGCGGACGCGGGTATCTACGAGGAGTTCGAGGAGAACTGGCCGGAGTGTTGGGAGGGAGCGGCCGACCTCCTCGACTGGAAGGAGCCGTACGAGCAGGTGCTCGACGACTCCAACCCGCCGTTCTACAAGTGGTTCACGGACGGCACCATCAACGCCTCCGCGAACTGTCTCGACCGTCATCTCGACGAGCGCGGCGACGAGGCCGCCATCGAGTGGGTGGGCGAACCCGTCGACGAGGACAACGTCACCCTCACCTACAGCGAACTTCACGAGAAGGTGAACGAGGCCGCGGCCGCCCTCCGGGAGATGGGCGTCGGCGAGGACGACGTCGTGACGATGTACATGCCGATGATCCCGGAACTGCCCATCGCGATGCTGGCGTGTGCCCGCATCGGTGCGCCCCACTCGGTCGTGTTCGCGGGCTTCTCGGCGGACGCGCTGGCGACCCGGATGAACGCTGCCGACTCCGAGTATCTCGTCACGTGTGACGGCTACTACCGCCGCGGCGACCCCCTTGACCACCTCGACAAAGCCAACGAGGGACTCGCGGGCGTTGACCACGACACCGAAACCGTGGTTGTCGACCGCCTCAGCCCGAACGGCGACGACTTCGGCCACGACCTCACGGATGCCCAGCACGACTGGGGTGAGTTGATGGCCGCCCACGAGGGCGCGACAGTCGACCCCGTCGACCGCGACGCCGAGGACATGCTGTTCCTGATGTACACCTCCGGTACCACCGGTCAGCCGAAGGGGGTGAAACACACCACCGGCGGCTACCTCGCGTGGACCGCCTGGACCTCTCAGGCCGTCCTCGACATCAAGCCGGAGGACACGTACTTCTGCTCGGCCGACATCGGCTGGATCACCGGCCACTCGTACATCGTGTACGGGCCGCTGGCGCTCGGGACGACCACGATGATGTACGAGGGGACGCCCGACCACCCCGACCGCGACCGCCTGTGGCAGATCGTCGACGACTACGACGCGACGCAACTGTACACCGCGCCGACCGCCATCCGCGCGTTCATGAAGTGGGGGAAAGAGTACCCCGAGCGACACGACCTCTCTAGCCTGCGACTACTGGGGACGGTCGGGGAACCGATCAACCCGCGTGCGTGGAAGTGGTACTACAAACACATCGGCGATGAGGAGTGCCCCGTCGTCGACACTTGGTGGCAGACGGAGACGGGCGGGATGATGGTCACCACGCTGCCGGGGGTGAAGGATATGAAGCCCGGATCCGCCGGGCCGCCCCTGCCAGGCGTCGACGTCCAGATCGTCGACACGACTGGTGAGGAGGTCGAACCGGGCCGTGCGGGCTACCTCACGGTCCAGAAGCCGTGGCCCGGAATGTTGCGGACGCTGTACAACAACGACGAGCGGTTCATCAACGAGTACTGGGCAGAGTACTCCGACACCGACTCCGACGACCCCGACGACTGGGTGTACTTCCCCGAAGACGGCGCGAAGATCGACGAGGACGGCTACATCACCGTCCTCGGTCGCGTCGACGACGTGATCAACGTCTCCGGGCACCGCCTCGGGACGATGGAGATCGAGTCCGCCATCGTCGGCGTCGAGGGCGTCGCCGAGGCCGCCGTCGTCGGCGGCGACCACGAGGTGAAAGGCGAGGCCGTCTACGCGTACGTCATCGTGGAAGACGGGCAAGAGGAGAGCGAGGAGTTCCGCCAAGAGATCGTTCAGGGCGTCCTCGACGCTATCGGTCCCATCGCTCGCCCCGAACAGGTCATCTTCACGCCCGAACTCCCGAAGACTCGCTCTGGCAAGATTATGCGCCGCCTCCTCGAGGACATCGCCAACGAGGAAGAACTCGGCGACACCTCCACGCTTCGCAACCCCGAAATCGTCGAAGACATCCGCAAGGTCGTCCAGAGCGACTGA